A genomic segment from Acyrthosiphon pisum isolate AL4f chromosome A3, pea_aphid_22Mar2018_4r6ur, whole genome shotgun sequence encodes:
- the LOC100162824 gene encoding peroxiredoxin, whose product MFRKFASAVSTVRLAQQNFQNIPKFRQISITNSVTRSFSSSPVFNIKVQEAAPQFEGKAIIDGQIKDIKLSDFAGKYLVLFFYPLDFTFVCPTELVSFSDHIDEFKKIGVNIVGCSCDSHFSHLAFVNTPRKHGGLGGLCYPLLSDYNKEIAKAYDVLIEPDGIPLRGLFIIDPKGIIRQITINDLPVGRSVDEVLRLVQAFQFVDKHGEVCPMNWKPNSPTIKPDPNLSKEYFGKVNK is encoded by the exons ATGTTTAGAAAATTTGCATCTGCGGTTTCAACA gttCGCTTAGCACAGCAAAATTTCCAGAATATTCCAAAGTTTAGACAAATTTCAATTACTAATTCAGTTACACGATCATTTT CTTCATCTCCAGTGTTTAATATTAAGGTGCAAGAAGCAGCACCCCAATTTGAGGGTAAAGCAATTATTGATGGACAAATAAAAGATATAAAACTATCAGATTTTGCGGGAAAAtacttggttttatttttttatcctttggattt TACATTTGTTTGTCCAACTGAACTAGTGTCATTTAGTGATCACATTgatgaattcaaaaaaattggtGTAAATATAGTTGGATGTTCGTGTGATTCACATTTTTCACATTTAGCATTTGTTAACACCCCTCGAAAG caTGGTGGTTTGGGTGGTCTGTGTTATCCACTATTGTCAGATTATAATAAGGAAATTGCCAAAGCATATGATGTTCTTATTGAACCAGACGGCATACCACTCCGTGGCCTTTTTATTATAGACcctaaa GGCATAATAAGACAAATTACCATTAATGATCTGCCAGTAGGACGTAGTGTAGATGAAGTTCTAAGACTTGTTCAAGCTTTCCAATTTGTTGACAAACACGGAGAag TTTGTCCCATGAACTGGAAGCCAAATAGTCCAACTATTAAACCAGATCCAAACCTTTCAAAAGAATATTTTGGTAAAGTTAACAAGTGA
- the LOC100164206 gene encoding integrator complex subunit 2 codes for MTVNLNVSPKVFQALLNVDIVELCKLSAKDIRPVLPCLVRMSLISSADNMADYADGKKDVLTLLSGIELVNSIVALLSIDFHSLEIDVKKEQILRQKLGSTQADSVLIHSLQNPLSLEFERSDSTRRLRLVLSEILYISSQIQEHREKQHTVQTSINSEFYIKQSDLFDYPVYIPEVCDVLNIALSELPAILTVQDIAEVLLHVKHGPIFICWIVANFPDCFYDVCTSLIQNSERYEEENGGSRIRMEVLTQLSAMYPPAALVIRAKCVELSKMPALTIMLTLENKFYKVSYPNNVQISSNNDLVTFISGLLLGNDQQARSWFSLFIRQKRTKDSVNFAVQNMRDELLLQLQNLLKNVKDNTLPNSSVVESSVLLRLYCALKGIAGIKFQEEEITSLVSLATCYPPSTPEGVRFVTISLCIMICCNTLLASSENEAKCVQWLKRLAGSESPFFGKPTDTTASFGEMLLLMAIHFHSSQLTWICDHMCNTLGMRINIRQSTMGKMKQIFTQDVFPEQVVASRSVNIPVTPNLNANMSGFLPIHCVLQLLKSQAFTKHRVNIKTWIYNQICASVSPLHPLLPSLIEAYVASILVVPNKATQELAVNQPITEEDILKVFGDKVLDQTGNESFTAHLLLLYYLLLYEENSMSLASQPNRLQLVGLVRYKTEFLADIPIRYIVQQAEKEHPYSSLFSTLLRLLATHFPHLSLVDDWMEDTTSESQFVLQHKAKNITTEMIESGLSMMVERPEKAGIVLKRLYAERPIKIWPFAPTILKFLPNTLDSNVSRYIQELYKKVWLRLNTVLPRSLWALTIKALQHNNGVSALKEENLIQDPLQVLQCDARVYRCPTVLSIVIRVLQSSLAASRSHLSRLVNQKLFVTGQLTQTNNREEYKNVLTAAQDSAAVQLLLEACLETEDDQKSFSNMMTLREVRGVVCSFLHQMFIADPPLAKLVHFQGYPRELLPVTCLGIPSMHICLDFIAELLSQPDFQKQIFSIDLISNISQQYPLPKSLSLARLAINTMYTFLSVLTQEDRRELYMPTLPALVRICQVFPTLSEDCITFLNQLGRMCVSVTSVRSDIFLLPAAAQRSEEMEGPKLRMRRVPKPDIFDERTDIAVANKLFAQQVELTVKEILQNCLENNASA; via the exons ATGACTGTGAATTTAAACGTGTCTCCCAAAGTGTTCCAAGCACTGCTTAACGTCGATATAGTAGAACTATGCAAATTGTCCGCAAAAGACATCCGTCCAGTATTACCATGTCTGGTTCGGATGAGTTTAATATCATCGGCAGACAACATGGCAGATTATGCAGATGGCAAGAAGGATGTACTCACATTGTTGTCGGGAATAGAACTAGTCAATTCTATTGTTGCACTGTTGTCAATAGATTTTCACTCGTTAGAAATAGATGttaaaaaagaacaaatattaaG acaaaAGTTGGGCAGTACGCAAGCTGACAGCGTTCTAATACATTCGTTACAAAATCCATTGTCCCTGGAATTTGAGAGAAGTGATTCTACTCGGCGGCTGAGACTTGTATTGAGTGAAATCCTATATATTTCTTcacag ATTCAAGAACACCGTGAAAAGCAGCATACTGTACAAACTTCAATAAATTCAGAATTTTATATCAAGCAGTCCGATTTATTTGATTACCCAGTCTACATACCAGAAGTTTGTGACGTATTAAATATTGCTCTTTCTGAATTACCAGCTATACTCACGGTTCAAGACATTGCAGAAGTGTTGCTTCATGTTAAACATGGTCCAATTTTCATTTGTTGGATTGTAGCTAATTTTCCAGATTGTTTTTATGATG tttgtacaagtttaatacaaaattcagaAAGATATGAAGAAGAAAATGGTGGTAGTCGCATTCGAATGGAAgtcttaactcagttaagtgcAATGTATCCACCTGCTGCACTTGTGATTCGTGCTAAATGT GTTGAACTCAGTAAAATGCCTGCATTGACTATCATGTTgacattggaaaataaattttacaaagtTTCATATCCGAATAATGTACAAATATCAAGTAATAATGATCTTGTGACATTCATTTCTGGCTTATTACTTGGGAACGACCAACAGGCCAGAAGTTGGTTTTCTCTTTTCATTCGACAAAAA agaaCAAAAGATTCTGTAAATTTTGCTGTTCAAAATATGCGGGAtgagttattattacaattacaaaACTTATTGAAGAATGTTAAAGACAACACTTTACCCAACTCAAGTGTAGTAGAATCTAGTGTACTACTTAGACTTTATTGTGCATTGAAAGGAATTGCCGGTATCAA ATTTCAGGAAGAAGAAATCACTTCTCTTGTGTCCTTAGCTACGTGTTACCCACCTTCTACACCTGAAGGTGTTAGGTTTGTTACAATTTCATTGTGTATAATGATATGCTGCAACACTCTACTCGCTAGTTCAGAAAATGAAGCTAAATGTGTGCAATGGTTAAAGAGATTAGCAGGAAGCGAGTCTCCTTTTTTTggaaa GCCAACTGACACAACTGCAAGTTTTGGAGAAATGTTACTCCTGATGGCTATACATTTCCATAGTAGCCAGTTAACATGGATCTGCGATCATATGTGCAATACATTAGGAATGAGAATAAATATCAGACAAAGCACAATGGGcaaaatgaaacaaattttcACTCAAGATGTATTTCCTGAACAA GTTGTAGCTTCTAGAAGTGTTAATATACCTGTCACGCCAAATTTAAATGCCAATATGTCTGGATTTCTACCGATTCACTGTGTTTTACAGTTACTAAAAAGCCAAGCTTTTACTAAACATCGCGTTAACATTAAAACATGGATATACAA cCAAATTTGTGCAAGTGTTTCGCCATTACATCCATTATTACCTTCTTTAATTGAAGCTTATGTTGCTTCTATATTAGTGGTACCTAATAAAGCTACTCAAGAATTAGCTGTAAATCAGCCAATTACAGAAgaagacattttaaaagtttttggtGATAAGGTATTAGACCAAACTGGTAATGAGTCTTTTACAGCCCATCTTCTATTGctgtattatttacttttatacgaGGAGAACAGTATGTCTTTGGCTTCTCAGCCCAATAGATTACAGTTAGTTGGACTAGTCAGGTACAAAACTGAATTCTTGGCTGACATCCCGATTCGGTATATAGTCCAACAAGCGGAAAAAGAACATCCATATTCTAGTTTGTTTTCTACTTTATTAAGACTTTTGGCTACACATTTCCCTCATTTGTCTCTAGTGGACGACTGGATGGAAGATACAACATCAGAAAGTCAATTTGTATTGCAACACAAAGCTAAAAACATTACTACGGAAATGATAGAGAgcg GTTTAAGCATGATGGTTGAACGTCCTGAAAAAGCTGGAATCGTATTGAAAAGATTGTATGCGGAACGTCCAATTAAAATTTGGCCATTTGCACCTACCATATTAAAATTCCTACCAAACACTTTAGATTCTAATGTTTCTAGGTATATtcaag aactATACAAAAAGGTGTGGTTAAGACTTAATACAGTCTTGCCTCGTAGTTTGTGGGCACTTACTATTAAAGCTTTACAACATAACAATGGAGTAAGTGCCTTGAAAGAGGAAAATTTAATTCAGGATCCTTTACAAGTTTTGCAATGTGATGCTAGagtttatag GTGTCCAACAGTTTTGAGTATTGTAATCCGAGTGTTGCAATCATCATTAGCAGCTTCAAGAAGTCATTTATCTCGTCTAgtcaatcaaaaattatttgtgaCTGGACAGTTAACTCAAACTAATAATCGTGAAGAATATAAAAACGTGTTGACAGCTGCACAAGACAGTGCTGCAGTGCAACTTTTATTAGAGGCTTGTTTGGAAACTGAAGATGATCAA aaATCATTTTCTAACATGATGACATTGAGGGAAGTACGAGGTGTTGTTTGTTCATTTTTACATCAAATGTTTATTGCAGATCCTCCACTCGCAAAATTAGTTCACTTCCAG ggATATCCTAGAGAATTACTTCCAGTTACCTGTCTAGGAATTCCATCCATGCACATTTGTCTAGATTTCATCGCAGAACTTCTCAGTCAACCAGATTTCCAGAAACAGATATTTTCCATAGatcttatttcaaatatttcccaACAGTATCCATTGCCAAAATCGTTAAGCTTAGCACGTTTAGCCATTAATACAATGTATACTTTTCTGTCtg TGTTGACACAAGAAGATCGCCGTGAACTCTATATGCCTACACTACCAGCATTAGTCAGAATATGTCAGGTATTTCCCACCCTTAGTGAAGactgtataacatttttaaatcaactgggTCGCATGTGCGTGTCAGTTACATCCGTACGTTCAGATATATTTTTACTGCCTGCTGCAGCCCAAAGAAGTGAAGAAATGGAGGGACCAAAACTCAGAATGCGACGAGTTCCTAAACCAGATATCTTTGACGAACGCACAGATATTGCTGtggctaataaattatttgctcAACAGGTTGAACTAACTGTTAAAGAAATATTACAGAATTGTTTAGAAAACAATGCAAGTGCTTAA
- the LOC100160799 gene encoding lin-37 homolog-like: MVKKRKSVLRSSTQVVDSPMKEPRIIRGNHLEKARNSLNEALDVIAKKEQNKTNDVTDNDVLIVEENDTNKRIKTNESKQEVKDSLVLKLRDRSIDLASFTNNSAMYSICRAWIKNDPLSARQVKSKKSEHLERSLKIDNESSTIEDYVYKLPPPKSRPENETDVIYRIPINLPKDVVTKMDIKKNIKEVPTVSELLNEHRKRWVCIRQQWIKFSNENESRYAMSKSILNSMLNKDNNV; the protein is encoded by the exons ATGGTTAAAAAAAGGAAAAGTGTACTAAGATCTTCAACACAGGTTGTTGATTCACCTATGAAAGAACCAagaattataa GAGGTAATCATTTAGAAAAGGCTCGCAACAGTTTAAATGAAGCTCTTGATGTTATTGCAAAGAAGGAGCAAAACAAAACCAATGATGTGACCGATAATGATGTATTAATTGT AGAAGAAAATGATACAAATAAGCGAATAAAGACAAATGAATCCAAACAAGAAGTTAAAGACTCGTTGGTATTAAAATTACGAGATCGCAGCATTGATTTAGCTTCTTTTACCAATAATTCAGCAATGTACTCTATATGCCGAGCTTGGATAAAAAATGACCCATTATCAGCAAG acAAGTAAAAAGTAAGAAATCTGAACATTTGGAACGTTCGCTTAAAATTGATAATGAATCATCTACAATCGAagattatgtttataaattgccACCTCCTAAAAGCCGACCTGAAAATGAGACTGATGTAATTTACAGAATACCTATAAATTTACCAAAAGATGTAGTAACCAAAAtggatattaaaaaa aATATCAAAGAGGTTCCTACTGTTAGTGAATTACTTAATGAGCACAGGAAAAGATGGGTTTGTATACGACAGCAGTGGATTAAATTCAGTAATGAAAATGAATCCCGTTATGCTATGTCAAAAagcattttgaattcaatgttaaacaa agataataatgtttag
- the LOC100158726 gene encoding PRKR-interacting protein 1-like produces MTEPVEKDSSKPTEVKNLVKNATDLQRLKLERLMKNPDKPVYIPEPRSDKKSPHVPEFVRNVMGSSAGAGSGEFHVYRHLRRKEYARQKHIQVKAEKELLEEAYRQKILENKQMAEGRTAKKRAKRLKRKKVLREKSKMSKKNNTADSVSENDSTSDDDDQKTTEA; encoded by the exons ATGACGGAGCCAGTTGAAAAAGACAGTTCCAAGCCGACTGAAGTAAAAAACCTAGTAAAAAATGCTACAGATTTACAACGTTTGAAACTTGAAAGACTTATGAAAAATCCG GATAAACCTGTCTATATACCCGAGCCACGATCTGACAAAAAATCTCCTCACGTTCCCGAATTTGTGAGGAATGTTATGGGATCAAGTGCTGGAGCTGGCAGTGGTGAGTTTCATGTTTATCGGCACTTAAGACGCAAAGAATATGCTAGACAAAAACACATACAAGTAAAAGCAGAAAAG gaaCTTTTGGAAGAAGCGTACcgtcaaaaaatattagaaaacaaaCAAATGGCTGAAGGGCGTACAGCTAAGAAAAGAGCAAAGAGattaaagagaaaaaaagttttaagagAAAAATCTAAGATGTCCAAGAAAAATAATACTGCAGACAGTGTTAGTGAAAATGACTCTACTAGTGATGATGATGATCAAAAGACAACCGAGGCATAa